CTTGGAAGATTGCAAAATGAGGGGCTTGTTTATTTCAAACAGGACACCATTAACGTTGAAACGGATGGCAGGCTTAAACTGGCCGTTAAGGCAGTGTCTTTAGGTGCAGATGTTGAAAGCATTAGCCGTTTTCTTTGTTGGCAAGAGTTTGAGGCAATTGCAGCGTTGGCATTAAGAAACAATGGGTATGTGGTGCAAAATAACGTGCGGTTTAAGTATGGCGGACGGCGTTGGGAGATTGATGTGGTGGGTTGCAGGAAGCCTTTAGTTGTATGTGTTGATTGCAAGCACTGGCAACGGGCATTGTCACCATCAGCCCTGAAGAGAACTGTTAACGCTCAGGTGGAGAGAACCAAAGCGTTAGCCGATTCATTACCAAACATTGCTCTAAATCTTGAGTGTACTAAATGGGGCAAGGCTAAGTTTTTGCCTGCTATGCTTTCTCTTGTTCCTTGTGTCTTCAAGTTTTATGATAACGTTCCAGTGGTTGCTGTTCTTCAGCTTCAGGATTTCTTACATCAGTTGCCTGCATACGTTGAAACATTAAAGTTCTTTCCAAAATCCTTCAATCCGTTAGGTCATGATTTTTAGGATTGAGGTTTTAGATAGCCTGAAGGCTGGAATAAGGCTGAAAAGAAACATGCTGATTAAGGCTGAAGCTAGCCAAACTGCAATAACAAGCACTGTAGTGGTTGTCACTAGCGGATTAGTCATTAAAATAAGCAAAGTAATAATGATTCCGAACGATATTCCAACCCCAAAGCTTGAAAGCAGAACGATCCCGCTTTGAATGGCTGAAACATTAATGATTATTCGTGGTTTAGCGCCAACAGCTCGCAATATGGCGAATTCTTGGTGTTGCTCATCCACAGAGAGCATCATATACCCAACAAGACAAAAGGCGGCTGATGCCAGTGTGAACAGTGGCAAAAGCAAGATTGTTTGCCAAGATGAGGAAAGAAATGCCGTGTTCTGAGCAACTAAATCATTTAAGTCAAAGGCTTCTAAGTTTGAATCTGTAGCTTGAATTGTATTTCTTATCTGTGTAAGGGCTGTCTCGAGGTCTGCTGAGTCGGCTATCTTGACTATTAGCAGGTTAGGGCTTGAAATTTGTGTTACGTTCATCAGTTTCTGAATTGGGACATAAGTAACAAAGCCGTTGTTTATTGGGTCAATACAAACCCCTACGATGCGGAAAGTGGTGTTTTGGAGTTTTATGCTTTCAAGCAATGGGTCTGCGAGTACTACGTACTTGCTGGGATGTGGCGAGTATAGTTTTTGAGAAATAGAATCGCCAATAACCGCTTCCAAATCACCGCTATCACACAAAAATCTGCCCTTTACCGACCAGTCACTGGCAAGTTCTTCTGGATCAACGCCTATTACGATTGATTCGCCTTTTCGGCTGTCACCGACAGGTAAAGTGTTTTTGGTTTCTGGGTCAATAGTGAAGTTGCCAACCTCCTGGACATACTCAAACAATATTAGCCGTGAATCAACGAAATTCACAGTCGGCAAAGCATTCAATGTTTCTATTAGTGAGTTGGAGATGCCAAGGTTTGGGTCAGCATAGTTGAAAGCTCCTGTTTCATGGGCGCCTGAAAACTTTGTAAGTAACAGTTTGTACTGGGTTGCCATGCTACTATGCGCTATGGCGATTGTATTTTTATCCACGGTTTTTTGGACCCATGAAGTTGTGGTGTCATTGGCAACTATACCTCCACAAATTGAAACAGTGAGCAAAATAAAAACTATCGAAAGTAAAACCACAATTCTAATGCTTGCTGATTGACGACGAAACAGGCTTCTTAATGCGATGCGCCAAGTTATTCCCCGTCTTGAGAGAGGCTTGTGCTTGGTTGCTGTGGTTATGCCATAGTAATTTACAGGTGAAAGAGCACTTATTGCTGACATTCTTGATGCTTTTAGAATGGGGTTTAAGCCGAAGATAAGTGCAAGAGCAAAAAAAGCCGCAAATACTACTGGAGCAAACCAGAAGTTAGGCAAAGAGTAACCTGAAAAAACGAGATTAGCCATTGCAAAATCTGCTAGAAAGCCAAAAGCGATACCTAAAACGCACCCGAGAACAGTTATTGTTAAAAGTTCAGTCATAAAATAACCGCCCACAAGGCTGTTTGGGCAACCAGCAGCCTTAATTAAACCAAAATCACGGATTCTCTGCGCCATCATCAAAAAAACAATAAAGGAAGATAGTACTGCTCCGACTGCAAAAATCAAAACGCCGATGAATAGGAGGAATTGTTGAAAGATAGCAGCCAAACCCCATGTTAGTGTGCCTGTTGCCGAGGAGATACCTAAACCCAAACGACTACCAAAAAGCAAAAGAAACAGTGTAGATGCCACGCTTAATGTTAAAGTTACAAGTGTGAGGCTTGTTTGAAGCCTACGACGAAATAAATCGTTAAGTGAAAAATTAGCCCTAATGCTCATTCTCACTCGCCAATTTGCCATCTTCTAGACATAAAACTTGGTCTGCAAGCTTTCGGATTTGCTCATCATGCGTTGAAACAATAACTGTCTTGCCCTCGGA
This genomic stretch from Candidatus Bathyarchaeota archaeon harbors:
- a CDS encoding restriction endonuclease, coding for MSIERNLAISLLKLSKEGSVLIESVKNDAKIPTASMLKMLGRLQNEGLVYFKQDTINVETDGRLKLAVKAVSLGADVESISRFLCWQEFEAIAALALRNNGYVVQNNVRFKYGGRRWEIDVVGCRKPLVVCVDCKHWQRALSPSALKRTVNAQVERTKALADSLPNIALNLECTKWGKAKFLPAMLSLVPCVFKFYDNVPVVAVLQLQDFLHQLPAYVETLKFFPKSFNPLGHDF
- a CDS encoding ABC transporter permease yields the protein MSIRANFSLNDLFRRRLQTSLTLVTLTLSVASTLFLLLFGSRLGLGISSATGTLTWGLAAIFQQFLLFIGVLIFAVGAVLSSFIVFLMMAQRIRDFGLIKAAGCPNSLVGGYFMTELLTITVLGCVLGIAFGFLADFAMANLVFSGYSLPNFWFAPVVFAAFFALALIFGLNPILKASRMSAISALSPVNYYGITTATKHKPLSRRGITWRIALRSLFRRQSASIRIVVLLSIVFILLTVSICGGIVANDTTTSWVQKTVDKNTIAIAHSSMATQYKLLLTKFSGAHETGAFNYADPNLGISNSLIETLNALPTVNFVDSRLILFEYVQEVGNFTIDPETKNTLPVGDSRKGESIVIGVDPEELASDWSVKGRFLCDSGDLEAVIGDSISQKLYSPHPSKYVVLADPLLESIKLQNTTFRIVGVCIDPINNGFVTYVPIQKLMNVTQISSPNLLIVKIADSADLETALTQIRNTIQATDSNLEAFDLNDLVAQNTAFLSSSWQTILLLPLFTLASAAFCLVGYMMLSVDEQHQEFAILRAVGAKPRIIINVSAIQSGIVLLSSFGVGISFGIIITLLILMTNPLVTTTTVLVIAVWLASALISMFLFSLIPAFRLSKTSILKIMT